ACGCGATGCTGCCCGACTTCACCGGCACCACGCCCATAAGGCATTTGAGGAGCGTGGTCTTGCCCACGCCATTGCGTCCGAGCAGTACGGTGAGTTGTGCGTCGGGCACCGTGAACTCCACGTTGCGCAGGATGTGACTGCCGCTGTAGAACTGATTGAGTGCGTGAATTTCCAGCATGGTCAGCGTCCCAGATACGATTCGATCACGCGCTCGTCGCGTTGCACGGCGTCGAGCGTGCCTTCGGCGAGCACCCGCCCTTCGGCCATCACCGTCACGACGCCGGTCTGCCCCGCGAGCGCGGCGACGAACGCCATGTCGTGCTCGACCACCATCATCGAGCAATGTCCACGCAGACGGTTGAGCAGCTCGGCCAGTTGCGCGGTCTCTTCGTCGGTCATGCCTGCGGCAGGTTCGTCGAGCAACAGCAACTGCGGCTGCTGCATCAGCAACATGCCGATCTCCAGCCGCTGCTTCTGACCGTGCGACAACTGACCCGCACGCACATGCGCCTGATGTTCCAGATGCGTGAGCGCCAGCACTTCCTCGACACGACGTTTGATGGTCGGCGTCAGCATGGCCCACAGCGCGCGGAACCAACGCTTGTCTCCGGCGCATGCGAGTTCGAGATTCTCCCAGACGCTGTGATGCTCGAACACGGTCGGCTTCTGGAACTTGCGCCCAACGCCTGCCTGCGCGATGGCCGGTTCGTCCAGACGCGTGAGGTCCAGCGTCTGACCGAGGAAGGCGCGTCCCGAGTCGGGGCGCGTCTTGCCCGTGATCACGTCCATCATCGTCGTTTTGCCTGCGCCATTGGGGCCGATGATGCAGCGCAGTTCGTCGGTCTTGATGGACAGCGACAGATCGTTCAGCGCGCGAAAGCCGTCGAACGACACGCAAATGTTTTCAAGATACAGGATCAGGCCGTGCGACGTGTCGATTTCGCCGGGCACCACGAGGTGCGACATGCCCGTCGCGTCGCCGCTGACCGAGACGGAAGCCTCCGGCGCATCGGCCTGCTGCCATCTGATGTCGTAATCGGGTCTCATGCGCGGTCTCCGGAAACGGGATGGGGCACGTCGCCTTCGGCAGCGAGCGGGGCTTGGCGGTCGCGCCTGTGCGTGAGTTGCGTGACCAGACCCATCACGCCCTGCGGCAGCAGCAGCGGCACCAGCACGAACATTGCGCCGAGGAAAAACAGCCAGTATTCGGCGAAGTATGCAGTGAAGAAGCTCTTCGCACCGTTGACGATGAATGCACCGGCAATCGCACCGATGAGCGAGCCGCGTCCGCCGATGGCGACCCAGATCGCCATTTCGATGGAGTTGACCGGGGCCATCTCGCTCGGGTTGATGATGCCGACCTGCGGAACATACAGCGCACCGGCAATGCCGCACAGCATGGCCGACAGCGTCCAGACGAACAGCTTGTAGCTGAGCGGGCGATAGCCGAGGAACATGGCGCGGGACTCGCCGTCGCGAATGGCGGTGACGACGCGTCCGAACTTCGAGACCACCAGCGCGCGACACAGCAGGAACGCGCCGACCAGCACGGCGAACGTCACCAGAAACAGCACGGTGCGCGTGTTCGCCGAAGTGATCGAGTAGCCCAGAATACGCTTGAAGTCGGTGAAGCCGTTGTTGCCGCCGAAGCCGGTCTCGTTGCGATAGAACAGCAGCATGGCGGCGAACGTGAGCGCTTGGGTGATGATCGACAGATAGACGCCCTTCACGCGCGAGCGGAACGCCAGATACCCGAAGATCCACGCCACCACGCCCGGCAGCGCCACCACGAGGAACATCGCCCAGGCGAAGTGCTCGGTGCCGGTCCAGTACCAGGGCAGTTCCTTCCAGTCCAGAAACACCATGAAGTCGGGCAGATCGCTGTGATACACGCCGTCACGTCCGATGCCGCGCATGAGATACATCCCCATCGCATAGCCGCCGAGCGCGAAGAACAGGCCGTGCCCGAGGCTCAGAATGCCGCAGTACCCCCACACGAGATCGAGCGCCAGCGCAGCAATCGCGTAGCACATGATCTTGCCGACGAGCGTCATGGCATAAGCCGACAGATGCAACGGATGCGTAGCGGGCAGCACCAGCGCACACACCGGCACGATCACCATCACGGCCAGCACGAAGGCCAGCAGCACCGGGGCGACGTGTCTGGGCAGCAGACGGGCGCGCGCGGGCACGTCCAGTGGCGTCGTCGGGGCGACACCTTCGGGAAGAAAGTTCGACGTCTGCATTCAGGCCTCCGCACTGCGCCCTTTGAGCGCAAACATGCCCTGCGGGCGTTTCTGGATGAACAGCACGATCAGGATCAGCACGGCGATCTTCGCAAGCACGGCGCCCCACACGGGTTCGAGCAGCTTGTTGGCGATGCCCAGGCCGAATGCGCCGACGATCGTCCCCGCGAGTTGACCCACACCGCCCAGCACCACGGCCATGAACGAATCGATGATGTAGCTCTGACCGAGGTCCGGGCCGACGTTGCCGATCTGTGAGAGTGCGCAGCCGCCGAGACCGGCGATGCCTGCGCCGAAGGCGAAGGCGTAGCTGTCCACGCGACCCGTTTTCACGCCCACGCACGCGGCCATCGAACGGTTCTGCGTCACAGCGCGAATGAACAGGCCGAGGCGCGTGAGATTGAGTACCGACCACGTGAGCGCCACCACGACCAGCGCGAACGCCAGAATCACGATTCGGTTGTACGGCAGCATCAGATTCGGCAGCACGGCGACGCCGCCGCTCATCCAGGAGGGATTGATGACCTCGACGTTCTGCGCGCCGAACAGCGTGCGCACCGCCTGAATCAGCAACAGGCTGATACCGAACGTGGTGAGCAGCGTCTCCAGCGGACGTCCGTACAAATGCTTGATGACGGTGCGCTCCAGCACGAAACCGAGCGCGGCCGCGACGACGAACGCAGCGGGCACGGCGGCGACGAGATAGAAGTCGAACGCCCCCGGCAGGAAGCGCTGGAACAGCGTCTGCACGACATAGGTGGCATACGCGCCGACCATCAGAAACTCGCCGTGCGCCATGTTGATGACGCCAATCAGGCCGTAGGTGATCGCCAGCCCGAGTGCTGCCAGTAGCAGCACGCTGCCGAGCGACAGACCGGCGAACACCGTGCCGAAGAACTCGCTGCGCCGCTGTGCGGCGGCGAGTTGCGTGAGCGCGATGTCGGCGGCGCTGCGCACGGTGGCGTCCGGTTCGGCGTACGTGCCGTCGGCCTGCTTCGCGACGATGGGCAGCAGCAGATCGCGCATCTGCGGATCGCCGGCGGCAGCAATCAGATCGATGGCTTCACGACGCTTCTTCGGATCGGTGTCGTGCAGGGACGATTGCGCCCAGAGTTGATCGAGACGTTTGCGCAATGCCGGATCGGTTTCCTTCTGACGGGCTTGTTCGATCAGCGTCTTGAATGCGGGCGACGGGTTCTGCAACATCGTGTCGATGGCTTGCGCACGGGCGTCGCGATCGCTCGAGAGCAGCGCACCGGCGGCAGCAGCCGTCGCAACCTTGGCGCGCAGCACGTTGTTCAGCGTGAGCGACCCGGCGTCGTCGGCCTTGACCGGCGCACCCGTGATCGGATCGACGTACTTGTCGTCCTTCTGAATGGCGAGGCGCTCTCCCACGGTCACGGCCGAGTCGTCGGCCAGTGCCTGGAGGAGGGCGGCCGCCTGCGGCGAACCGTCGGCGGCGAGATGATCGATGGCTTGTGCCTTGGCGTCGAAGTCGTCGCCCGCGAGGGCGGTGAGGTCGGCGTCGGTGACGGCGGCACGTGCGGGGTGGGAGAGAGTCAGCGCGGCGCCCAGCGAAACCAGGACAAGGGCGGCAGCGGTCCAGCGTCTTATCGTTATCATGCGAAACCTCTGCATGCGCCGGAGGGCGGTGGGCGGCTCCGGCGCAAGGAATGGAAGGAAGATCAGACCTTGTCGGGCTTGCCTTCGTTACCCGCGATGAACGGGCTCCACGGCTGGGCACGCACCGGCGCCTTCGTCTTCCACACCACGTTGAACTGACCGTCCGGGCGGATTTCGCCGATCATCACCGGCTTGTGCAGGTGGTGATTGCCGTCCATGACCATGTCGAAGCCGTCCGGCGACTTGTACGTCTGGCCGATCATGGCGGTGCGCACCTTGTCGACATCGACGCTGCCCGCCTTCTCGACGGCCTGCTTCCACATATGCATGCCCACGAACGTCGCTTCCATCGGATCGTTCGTCACGCGCTTGTCGCCGCCGGGCAGGCCCTTGGCCTTCACGTACGCGAACCATTCCTTCTTGAACGCTTCGTTGGTCGGATTCTTGACCGACATGAAGTAGTTCCACGCGGCCAGATGCCCCACGAGCGGCTTGGTGTCGATGCCACGCAGTTCCTCTTCGCCCACGGAGAATGCGACGACCGGCACGTCCGTCGCCTTGATGCCCTGATTGCCGAGTTCCTTGTAGAACGGCACGTTCGAATCGCCGTTGATCGTGGAGATGACGGTGGTCTTGCCGCCCTGCGCGAACTGTTTGATGTTCGCGACGATGGTCTGGTAGTCGCTATGACCGAACGGCGTGTAGACCTCCTGAATGTCCTTGTCGGCGACGCCCTTCGAGTGCAGGAAAGCACGCAGGATCTTGTTGGTCGTGCGCGGATAGACGTAATCGGTGCCGAGCAGGAAGAAGCGTTTGGCGCTGCCGCCCTCCTTGCCCATCAGATACTCGACTGCCGGGATCGCCTGCTGATTCGGAGCAGCGCCCGTATAGAAGACGTTCTTCGACATCTCTTCGCCTTCGTACTGCACGGGGTAATAGAGCAGGCCGTTGAGTTCTTCGAAGACAGGCAGCACCGACTTGCGCGACACCGACGTCCAGCAGCCGAAGACGGCGGCGACTTTGTCCTTGGTGAGCAACTGGCGGGCTTTCTCGGCGAAGAGCGGCCAGTTCGAGGCGGGGTCGACGACCACGGCTTCGAGCGGTCGGCCCATCACGCCGCCTTTGGCGTTGATGTCGGCAATGGTCATGAGGGCGACGTCCTTGAGCGACGTCTCCGAGATGGCCATCGTGCCCGAGAGCGAATGCAGGATACCGATCTTGATGGGCTGCTTGCTCTGCGCGAACAAGTTGGGCGCCATGCCGGTGAGCGATGCGGCGCCCGAGAGGGCCGCCATCTGGAGTAGCGTGCGTCGTTTCATGGTACGTCTTCCCCTTTCCTGGTTAGACCGGTCGATCCGGTATCGGGGAATTAACGCAAGGGTCGTGCCAGCGCCCTGCCACTATGTGCCATCACGTGCCGAAGCGTGCGGATGGCGGGCGGATGGCGTGGGCACGGGAGACGGAAGATAGATGCGCAGAAGGCCCGCTGTGAGCGCGAGACACAGTGGTGCGACGGCGCGCCGTATTGGTGCGCACCGATTTGGCGCGCGAACATGTCCGTTCGCGCGCCGGGGGGGCAGGCTTTGCGTGGCGACGCTACTGGTGGTGTGCCGTCATGAAAAAGGGATGTCAGAAGCGATCGAAGTTCTGCCGAATCGGCGTGCTTGTGAACCGTGACCGCATGCTGCACGGCCGCCTCCAGCAATTCGCTTTCGGAGTCTGCGCAAAGCGCGACCGAACAGTTCATTTCGCTGGGGAATTCCCGGCAATCGATGAATTTGCGAGCCATGATGCTCTCCTCGCACAAACGGACCGATGACGCATGCATGAACCACCGCGTGCGCTGAACGCCACCCGAAGGGGTTAAAAAAGTATAGGCCGCAGGCAGTGAGATGACAGTAACGAGACCTGTTCTCGGGGGGGCGAGTCGCGTGTCAGGTACGCACGGCAGATCGATGCGCGGGAATGCCCCGCCGGAGGGCGTCCGGCATGCCGCTCTGGCATTTTTTGATGCATGATTGGCATTCGTGCCAAATAGGCTGACGGCAAGATGACGGCGACTGAAGACTTCTCACTCACTCGACATCACACCATGACCGATACCGTTGCCGGGCGCTCCGCGCCACCTTCCGACCCTGCCGAGCACCAGCGCCGTCGACTGGGCCGACGCTACGCGGCCGTACTCGCGGCCTGTCAGGCGCTCTATACGGCGGCGTTGTCCGTCGACCTGACGCTGACCGGCCTCGTCGGCTACATGCTGGCGTCCGACAAGGGGTATGCGACGCTGCCGTTCTCGCTCATTACCGTCGCGTCGGCGATCACGACGATCTTCGCGTCGATGCTGATTCAGCGCTTCGGCCAGCGGCTCGGCTTCGCGCTTGGCGCGTTGTTCGGCACTGTGGGGGGGCTTGTGTCGGTCATGGCGATTTACGAGAAGCACTTCGCGATGTTCTGCGCGGGGACGGCTTGCGTGGGCGTGTTTCAGGCGTTTGCGCGTTACTACCGGCTGGCGGCGGCGGACGTCGTGCCGGTCGAAGACAAACCGCGCGCCATCTCCGTCGTGCTCACGGGCGGCGTGTTGGCTGCCGTGATCGGACCGGCGCTCGCAGCGGGCAGCAAAGACTGGCTCGCACCGGTGACGTTCGCCGGTTCGTATCTCGTCGTGACGATTCTCTCGGGCATCTCGTTGCTGCTACTCGTCGGCTTCCTGCGCGACTTGCCGGTGCACGCAGCGGGCGGTGGGGCGGAGCTTCCGGCGCGCGCGCTCGGCGAAATCATGCGGCAGCCGATTTATGTGGCGGCGCTGGCCAACAATCTGATCGGCTTCATGGTGATGATGTTCGTGATGACGGCGACACCGATTGCCGCCGTCGCGTGCGGCCACAGCATCGACGACGGCGCACACATCATCGAGTGGCATCTGGTCGGCATGTACGCGCCGTCGTTCTTCTCGGGTCATCTCGTGAAGCGTTGGGGCGTGGTGCCGGTACTGCTGCTCGGTATCGGTATGTCGGCGCTGTGCGGTGTGCTCGCGTTGATGTCGACGAGTCTCGCGTACTTCTATGCGGCGCTGGCGTTTCTCGGCGTCGGCTGGAACTTCATGTTCGTGGGCGGCACTACGTTGCTCACGATGTCGTACCGTCCGGCCGAGCGCGCGCGTGCGCAGGCGGCGAACGAGTTCATCACCTTTGCGGGCACTGCGCTGGCGAGTCTGTTCGCGGGGCAATTGCTGGCGCGTTTCGGCTGGGCCACGATCAATCAGGCGACGTTCCCGTTGCTCGCGATCGCGGCGCTTGCGACCGTGTGGTACGCCGTCGATGCGAAGCGCCGTCCGGCGCATGCGACGGCTTGATGTTGAGATATCGACTGACCGTTCATCATGAGCCAACCTCGCCTCGTCGCCTTTCTTCTCGTGCCGCCGTTCGTTCTGCTGGATCTGGCGGGACCGCTCGACGCGTTTCACGCCGTCATCCGCAACTTCACGGAGCGGGGGCAGGACGCGCCCTACAAGACGGTGGTCGTGTCGGAGCACGGCGGACCGGTGGAGACGGGGTCGGGCATTACGCTGCACACGGAGCCGATGCGGGCGTTGGACGCGATGCACGTCGACACGCTGGTGGCAGTAGGCGGTGCGGTGGCGCATCGTCCGGCGGTGCCGGGGCCGGTGGGTGACTGGTTACGTGATTACGCACCGCGCGTGAGGCGCGTGTGTTCGGTGTGCGTGGGCGCGTTCGTACTGGCTTCGGCGGGGCTGCTCAATGGACGGCGTGCTACGACGCACTGGCTGGATACGGCGATGTTGCAGGCGTGCTATCCGGAGGTGCTGGTCGAGTCCGATCCGATATATGTGCGTGAGGATCCGGTGTGGACGTCGGCCGGGATTACGGCGGGCATCGATCTCGGACTGGCGTTGATCGAAGACGATTGCGGCGTGGATGTGGCGTTACAAGCGGCGCGTCGGCTGGTGGTGTTTCTCAAGCGTGCGGGCGGGCAGTCGCAGTTCAGTCCGCCGTTGCAGGAGCAGGTGGCGGCAGGCGCGCCGTTCGGCGATCTGCATGCGTGGATGTCCGAGCGGCTGGACGGCGATCTGTCGGTGATGCGGCTGGCGGAGCAGGCGAACATGAGCCCCCGGACGTTCGCCCGAAGCTATCTCGCGCGCACGGGATCGACACCTGCGAAGGCGGTGGAGCGCATGCGTCTGGAGGCGGCGCGCTTCGCGTTGCTCGATTCGGATGCGTCGCTCAAACGCATCGCCGCACGCGTCGGTTTCGGCGACGAACAGAACCTGCGCCGCGCGTTTCAACGTCAGTATGGTGTGACGCCTGTGGCGTATCGGGAGCGGTTTGGGCTTAGCGTCTGACCTCCCCGCATTCCGTCTTTTCTCTTCCTCCCTTGCCATGCGAAGCAACGTGCTTCGCGCTGCGCTAGCATTTTTCGGAATTCTCTGATTTCAATCTAAACCTCTCTCGGTTAATACTCTTCGTCACCCGCACGTCATGCCAATCTGGCTCATCTGCACGGCGAGACGTGGGGCGTCTTGTTGACGTCCCCGCCATCAACGAGACGAATTTCCGGCGGGATTCAAGGAGATTTCTCATGACTACGAAGGCATTCATCGAGCAACTGGCCAAAAAGCAGAAGGCCGCGAATGAAGCAGGTTCGATCAAGGAAATTCCGGCCAGCGAACTTGAACGGATCTCAGGCGCACGCGGTGGCAACGTGTTCGTGAATGCGACATGGAGCCGCGCCATGTAAGGCGACGGTCTGATTCGTTCGAAACGGGGCGCGCGCCCATTGGCGCGTGCCCGTTTTCAGGGGGAGGAGGTATGAAACAGTACGTCGAAGTGATCTTGAAGGTCTCGGAGCGCTGCAATATCGATTGCAAGTATTGCTACTTCTTCAACAAGGAAAACAAGGACTACGCGTCGAATCCGCCCTATATGACGCAACAGACGGCGGAGGACTTCGTCACGTTCCTGAGGTCGTCTCCGAACCTTCGTGAGACTACATTCCAGATCGACCTTCACGGAGGCGAGCCGTTGATGATGAAGCGTGAACGTTTCGAAGCCCTCGTGACGACCCTGAAGAATGGATTGAGCGACGCCGAGTCGGTGCAGTTCACCGTGCAGACCAATGCCATGCTCGTCGACGAAGCGTGGCTCGACTTATTCTCGCGACTGGGGGTATACATCGGTGTGAGCATCGACGGCCCGAAGATCTATCACGACGAGAATCGCGTCGATAAGCAGGGAATGGGGACCTATGACCGTACTGTGGAGAAGATCGCGTTGATCAAGGCTGCTGCCGATACGGGACTCATTTCGGGATTTGGAGCAATCTGCGTCATGAATCCCAAGTTCGATGCGCGGCTGGTCTACGACACGTTGACACGCACGTTGGGAATCTACAATCTTCAGTTTCTGTTGCCGGACGAGTCGCACGATTCTGTCCGCACCGCCGATGTGATGGCGCTCAAATGGTTCACGCAGGCGCTCTTCGATTGCTGGGCGGACGATCCCCGGGGGACTGTTCGCATTCGCTCAATCGATCGGATGCTCGATGCGATTCTCGCCGACGAACCGCGCAAGGATGTCATCTGGCGGGACGCGAGAAGCAGCGTTGTGTTCACGTTGTCGAGCGGTGGCGACATCGGACATGACGATACGTTGAGAAACGTCAT
The Pandoraea oxalativorans genome window above contains:
- a CDS encoding radical SAM protein, translated to MKQYVEVILKVSERCNIDCKYCYFFNKENKDYASNPPYMTQQTAEDFVTFLRSSPNLRETTFQIDLHGGEPLMMKRERFEALVTTLKNGLSDAESVQFTVQTNAMLVDEAWLDLFSRLGVYIGVSIDGPKIYHDENRVDKQGMGTYDRTVEKIALIKAAADTGLISGFGAICVMNPKFDARLVYDTLTRTLGIYNLQFLLPDESHDSVRTADVMALKWFTQALFDCWADDPRGTVRIRSIDRMLDAILADEPRKDVIWRDARSSVVFTLSSGGDIGHDDTLRNVIPDVFYARMNVASSTFSEFLAWHATVSAMLARRTTAVACRTCLWREICEIATRSDTPLHRCKNGVADQHTVYCECLKANYEKGAEYLALSGVAIEEISRNFVEVD
- a CDS encoding MFS transporter, with protein sequence MTDTVAGRSAPPSDPAEHQRRRLGRRYAAVLAACQALYTAALSVDLTLTGLVGYMLASDKGYATLPFSLITVASAITTIFASMLIQRFGQRLGFALGALFGTVGGLVSVMAIYEKHFAMFCAGTACVGVFQAFARYYRLAAADVVPVEDKPRAISVVLTGGVLAAVIGPALAAGSKDWLAPVTFAGSYLVVTILSGISLLLLVGFLRDLPVHAAGGGAELPARALGEIMRQPIYVAALANNLIGFMVMMFVMTATPIAAVACGHSIDDGAHIIEWHLVGMYAPSFFSGHLVKRWGVVPVLLLGIGMSALCGVLALMSTSLAYFYAALAFLGVGWNFMFVGGTTLLTMSYRPAERARAQAANEFITFAGTALASLFAGQLLARFGWATINQATFPLLAIAALATVWYAVDAKRRPAHATA
- the urtC gene encoding urea ABC transporter permease subunit UrtC, whose translation is MQTSNFLPEGVAPTTPLDVPARARLLPRHVAPVLLAFVLAVMVIVPVCALVLPATHPLHLSAYAMTLVGKIMCYAIAALALDLVWGYCGILSLGHGLFFALGGYAMGMYLMRGIGRDGVYHSDLPDFMVFLDWKELPWYWTGTEHFAWAMFLVVALPGVVAWIFGYLAFRSRVKGVYLSIITQALTFAAMLLFYRNETGFGGNNGFTDFKRILGYSITSANTRTVLFLVTFAVLVGAFLLCRALVVSKFGRVVTAIRDGESRAMFLGYRPLSYKLFVWTLSAMLCGIAGALYVPQVGIINPSEMAPVNSIEMAIWVAIGGRGSLIGAIAGAFIVNGAKSFFTAYFAEYWLFFLGAMFVLVPLLLPQGVMGLVTQLTHRRDRQAPLAAEGDVPHPVSGDRA
- a CDS encoding GlxA family transcriptional regulator; this encodes MSQPRLVAFLLVPPFVLLDLAGPLDAFHAVIRNFTERGQDAPYKTVVVSEHGGPVETGSGITLHTEPMRALDAMHVDTLVAVGGAVAHRPAVPGPVGDWLRDYAPRVRRVCSVCVGAFVLASAGLLNGRRATTHWLDTAMLQACYPEVLVESDPIYVREDPVWTSAGITAGIDLGLALIEDDCGVDVALQAARRLVVFLKRAGGQSQFSPPLQEQVAAGAPFGDLHAWMSERLDGDLSVMRLAEQANMSPRTFARSYLARTGSTPAKAVERMRLEAARFALLDSDASLKRIAARVGFGDEQNLRRAFQRQYGVTPVAYRERFGLSV
- the urtB gene encoding urea ABC transporter permease subunit UrtB: MITIRRWTAAALVLVSLGAALTLSHPARAAVTDADLTALAGDDFDAKAQAIDHLAADGSPQAAALLQALADDSAVTVGERLAIQKDDKYVDPITGAPVKADDAGSLTLNNVLRAKVATAAAAGALLSSDRDARAQAIDTMLQNPSPAFKTLIEQARQKETDPALRKRLDQLWAQSSLHDTDPKKRREAIDLIAAAGDPQMRDLLLPIVAKQADGTYAEPDATVRSAADIALTQLAAAQRRSEFFGTVFAGLSLGSVLLLAALGLAITYGLIGVINMAHGEFLMVGAYATYVVQTLFQRFLPGAFDFYLVAAVPAAFVVAAALGFVLERTVIKHLYGRPLETLLTTFGISLLLIQAVRTLFGAQNVEVINPSWMSGGVAVLPNLMLPYNRIVILAFALVVVALTWSVLNLTRLGLFIRAVTQNRSMAACVGVKTGRVDSYAFAFGAGIAGLGGCALSQIGNVGPDLGQSYIIDSFMAVVLGGVGQLAGTIVGAFGLGIANKLLEPVWGAVLAKIAVLILIVLFIQKRPQGMFALKGRSAEA
- the urtA gene encoding urea ABC transporter substrate-binding protein; translated protein: MAPNLFAQSKQPIKIGILHSLSGTMAISETSLKDVALMTIADINAKGGVMGRPLEAVVVDPASNWPLFAEKARQLLTKDKVAAVFGCWTSVSRKSVLPVFEELNGLLYYPVQYEGEEMSKNVFYTGAAPNQQAIPAVEYLMGKEGGSAKRFFLLGTDYVYPRTTNKILRAFLHSKGVADKDIQEVYTPFGHSDYQTIVANIKQFAQGGKTTVISTINGDSNVPFYKELGNQGIKATDVPVVAFSVGEEELRGIDTKPLVGHLAAWNYFMSVKNPTNEAFKKEWFAYVKAKGLPGGDKRVTNDPMEATFVGMHMWKQAVEKAGSVDVDKVRTAMIGQTYKSPDGFDMVMDGNHHLHKPVMIGEIRPDGQFNVVWKTKAPVRAQPWSPFIAGNEGKPDKV
- the urtD gene encoding urea ABC transporter ATP-binding protein UrtD, coding for MRPDYDIRWQQADAPEASVSVSGDATGMSHLVVPGEIDTSHGLILYLENICVSFDGFRALNDLSLSIKTDELRCIIGPNGAGKTTMMDVITGKTRPDSGRAFLGQTLDLTRLDEPAIAQAGVGRKFQKPTVFEHHSVWENLELACAGDKRWFRALWAMLTPTIKRRVEEVLALTHLEHQAHVRAGQLSHGQKQRLEIGMLLMQQPQLLLLDEPAAGMTDEETAQLAELLNRLRGHCSMMVVEHDMAFVAALAGQTGVVTVMAEGRVLAEGTLDAVQRDERVIESYLGR